The following are encoded together in the Rhizobium tumorigenes genome:
- a CDS encoding alpha/beta fold hydrolase: MLSFLVPIALLLAAAFAYTTVKSRAITEANPNIGTLTDIGGYNINALHLKRPDGADLPPLVFVHGASGNLRDQMQAFAGPLKGRAEMLFVDRPGHGYSERGGPDNAFPSGQADAVAKLLDKLQVGPAIIVGHSFGGAIAAAFAVRHPHKTAGLLFLAPATHPWPGGVDWYYRLASMPVLGWLFAHTLVIPAGLRKLDQGTISVFSPNPRPHDYIEKTAPALVFRPAVFRDNARDVVNLLDYVTRESQRYREITAPTVIITGDSDDVVLAELHSIGLERDIVGSELITIRNLGHKPDYIATDVAIAAIECLAGAPRDLQQVARLAEIRIAAEIS; this comes from the coding sequence ATGCTGAGTTTTCTGGTTCCGATTGCCCTTCTGCTCGCAGCGGCGTTTGCCTACACCACCGTCAAGAGCCGGGCCATCACCGAGGCCAATCCGAACATCGGCACCCTCACCGACATCGGCGGCTACAATATCAATGCCCTCCACCTGAAACGCCCTGATGGCGCGGACCTGCCGCCTCTCGTCTTCGTCCATGGCGCGAGCGGCAATCTGCGCGACCAGATGCAGGCCTTCGCCGGCCCCCTCAAAGGCCGCGCCGAAATGCTGTTCGTTGACCGCCCGGGCCACGGCTATTCTGAGCGCGGCGGGCCAGACAATGCCTTTCCGTCGGGACAGGCGGATGCCGTCGCAAAGTTGCTGGATAAACTGCAGGTCGGCCCCGCCATAATAGTCGGCCACTCCTTCGGCGGTGCGATTGCCGCAGCCTTTGCGGTCCGCCATCCCCATAAGACCGCTGGCCTGCTGTTTCTTGCACCTGCCACCCATCCGTGGCCCGGCGGCGTTGACTGGTACTACCGGCTTGCATCGATGCCCGTTCTCGGCTGGCTCTTCGCACACACGCTGGTCATTCCGGCTGGCCTGCGAAAGCTCGATCAAGGCACTATCAGCGTCTTCAGCCCCAACCCGCGGCCGCACGACTACATCGAAAAGACTGCGCCGGCGCTGGTCTTCCGGCCAGCCGTCTTCCGCGACAATGCCCGGGACGTCGTTAACCTGCTTGACTATGTGACGCGCGAATCGCAGCGATACCGCGAGATAACGGCGCCCACCGTCATCATCACCGGCGATTCGGACGACGTGGTGCTGGCCGAACTCCATTCCATCGGCTTGGAGCGCGACATCGTCGGCTCCGAACTGATCACCATTCGCAACCTCGGCCACAAGCCCGACTACATCGCCACCGACGTCGCCATTGCCGCCATAGAATGTCTTGCCGGTGCGCCACGTGACCTGCAGCAGGTGGCTCGCCTCGCGGAAATACGAATTGCCGCCGAGATCAGTTAG
- a CDS encoding 5-(carboxyamino)imidazole ribonucleotide synthase has protein sequence MTAQTIGIIGGGQLGRMLAMAAARLNFRTIILEPQADCPAAQVASRQIVAAYDDPAALAELAAASDVVTYEFENVPVSAVESLSLSVPVYPPPKALAMAQDRLTEKQFLNGCGVATARFHAVDSQADLEAALADFGGQGVLKTRRLGYDGKGQRVYRSLADSPEGGYAALGNVPLILESFVTFEREISVIAARNPEGTTESYDPAENVHRDGILHTSTLPARLSPETAAAAAAAAETILTALDYVGVVGIEFFVLPDGQLIANEMAPRVHNSGHWTEAACVVSQFEQHIRAVAGLPLGNPVRHADCVMQNLIGDDILAVPDWLARDNTLVHLYGKTEARPGRKMGHVTTLL, from the coding sequence ATGACGGCACAGACGATCGGCATCATCGGCGGCGGCCAGCTTGGCCGCATGCTCGCCATGGCCGCAGCCCGACTGAACTTCCGCACCATCATCCTCGAGCCGCAGGCCGATTGTCCGGCAGCCCAGGTCGCCAGCCGCCAGATCGTCGCTGCCTATGACGACCCCGCAGCACTGGCGGAACTCGCAGCGGCATCGGATGTGGTGACCTACGAATTTGAAAACGTGCCCGTGTCTGCCGTAGAGTCTTTGTCGCTGAGCGTGCCCGTGTATCCGCCGCCAAAGGCACTGGCCATGGCCCAGGACCGCCTGACGGAAAAGCAGTTTCTCAATGGGTGCGGCGTTGCAACGGCGCGCTTTCATGCCGTCGACAGCCAGGCTGACCTCGAGGCGGCACTTGCCGATTTTGGCGGACAGGGCGTGCTGAAGACGCGCCGGCTGGGCTACGACGGCAAGGGGCAGCGCGTCTATCGATCCCTCGCCGACAGTCCGGAAGGCGGCTATGCCGCGCTCGGAAACGTCCCCCTGATTCTCGAAAGCTTCGTGACGTTCGAGCGCGAGATCTCTGTCATCGCGGCCCGCAACCCGGAAGGCACGACCGAAAGCTATGATCCGGCCGAAAATGTTCACCGCGACGGCATCCTGCACACCTCGACGCTGCCGGCTCGGCTGTCGCCAGAAACCGCAGCTGCTGCTGCTGCTGCTGCCGAAACGATTCTCACGGCGCTCGATTATGTCGGCGTCGTCGGCATCGAGTTCTTCGTGTTGCCCGATGGGCAATTGATTGCCAATGAAATGGCGCCACGCGTGCACAACTCCGGTCACTGGACGGAAGCTGCCTGCGTCGTCTCGCAGTTCGAGCAGCATATCCGCGCTGTCGCCGGCCTGCCGCTCGGCAATCCCGTCCGACACGCCGATTGCGTCATGCAGAACCTGATCGGCGACGACATCCTCGCGGTTCCGGACTGGCTGGCGCGCGACAACACGCTCGTGCATCTCTACGGCAAGACCGAAGCCCGGCCCGGCCGCAAGATGGGGCATGTCACGACACTTCTTTAG
- a CDS encoding YdcH family protein, with protein sequence MPDQDQADVRLIMARLRQEHEDFDVAINAMIETGCDQLRVQRMKKKKLVIKDKLTKLEDQIIPDITA encoded by the coding sequence ATGCCCGATCAGGATCAAGCCGACGTGAGACTCATCATGGCGCGCCTGCGCCAGGAACATGAGGATTTCGACGTCGCTATCAATGCGATGATCGAAACCGGCTGCGATCAGCTTCGGGTCCAGCGCATGAAAAAGAAGAAGCTGGTCATCAAGGACAAGCTGACCAAGCTCGAAGACCAGATCATTCCAGACATCACCGCTTGA
- the ykgO gene encoding type B 50S ribosomal protein L36, with translation MKIKNSLKSLKGRHRDNRLVRRKGRVYIINKLNPRFKARQG, from the coding sequence ATGAAGATCAAGAATTCGCTCAAGTCGCTTAAGGGCCGTCACCGCGACAACCGTCTCGTCCGTCGCAAGGGCCGCGTTTACATCATCAACAAGCTGAACCCACGCTTTAAGGCTCGTCAGGGCTGA
- a CDS encoding chemotaxis protein CheW, with amino-acid sequence MSQFLQNDNHWNDADELEVLTFDLNGETFALEAAMVQEILDLLPETAVPGSQPFVASVINFRGKVIPLADLRLAFGMEAAAATIDSRIVVISLTIQDEPTLVGLRTDKVNEVTTLAKASSEAPPSVGMRWRPDYISCLVKRGGEFIILPNLQAIFATRRDHALAA; translated from the coding sequence ATGAGCCAGTTCCTTCAGAACGACAATCACTGGAACGACGCCGACGAACTCGAGGTCCTGACGTTCGATCTGAACGGCGAGACATTTGCGCTCGAGGCGGCAATGGTTCAGGAAATCCTCGATCTCCTGCCGGAAACTGCGGTGCCGGGAAGCCAGCCCTTCGTTGCCAGCGTCATCAACTTTCGCGGCAAAGTCATTCCGCTCGCCGATCTGCGCCTTGCCTTCGGCATGGAAGCGGCAGCAGCGACCATCGACAGCCGTATCGTCGTCATCTCCCTGACGATCCAGGACGAACCGACACTGGTCGGGTTGCGAACGGACAAGGTGAATGAAGTCACCACGCTGGCGAAAGCCTCCAGCGAAGCGCCTCCGAGCGTCGGCATGCGCTGGCGGCCGGACTACATCAGCTGCCTCGTCAAGCGAGGCGGCGAATTCATCATCCTTCCAAACCTGCAGGCCATTTTCGCGACGCGACGGGATCACGCGCTGGCTGCCTGA
- a CDS encoding thiamine phosphate synthase, producing the protein MTLPPSRCRLVLIVPEMTDIAEQHALVAKALEGGDVASVIIPQYGVNEFDFQKSAEKLVPIVQAAGAAALIAGDSRVAARAKADGLHIAADIAEFTEAMEKQTASFMVGGGTAKDRHTALEIGELRPDYIFFGKFDGDFKPEAHPKNVDLGEWWASMIEIPCIVMGGTDPNSALDVALAGVEFVALRSAVFADAAQASSVVSAVNALLDEKAPRFED; encoded by the coding sequence ATGACCTTGCCCCCAAGCCGCTGCCGTCTGGTTCTCATCGTGCCCGAGATGACCGACATCGCAGAACAGCATGCACTCGTGGCAAAGGCACTGGAGGGGGGCGACGTTGCCTCTGTGATCATCCCGCAATACGGTGTGAACGAATTCGATTTCCAGAAATCGGCCGAAAAGCTGGTACCCATCGTTCAGGCTGCCGGTGCTGCAGCCCTCATTGCCGGCGACAGCCGCGTCGCGGCGCGCGCCAAGGCGGATGGGCTGCATATCGCTGCCGATATCGCCGAGTTCACCGAGGCGATGGAAAAGCAAACGGCAAGCTTCATGGTCGGGGGCGGAACGGCGAAGGATCGCCATACCGCGCTCGAAATCGGCGAACTGAGACCCGACTATATCTTTTTCGGCAAGTTCGACGGCGACTTCAAGCCCGAGGCCCATCCAAAAAACGTCGATCTCGGCGAATGGTGGGCATCGATGATCGAGATCCCCTGCATCGTCATGGGCGGCACCGACCCGAACTCCGCGCTCGATGTGGCGCTCGCCGGTGTGGAGTTCGTGGCGTTGAGATCCGCTGTGTTTGCCGACGCCGCACAGGCATCGTCTGTTGTTTCTGCCGTGAATGCCTTGCTGGACGAAAAAGCGCCACGGTTTGAAGATTGA
- the purE gene encoding 5-(carboxyamino)imidazole ribonucleotide mutase: protein MTERPPVAIIMGSQSDWETMKNAADTLEALDITYDARIISAHRTPDRLVRFAKGARDEGFKIIIAGAGGAAHLPGMAASMTLLPVFGVPVQSKAMSGQDSLLSIVQMPAGIPVGTLAIGRAGAINAALLAAAVLALNDEDIANRLDAWRAAQSAAVAEYPMDDL from the coding sequence ATGACCGAAAGACCGCCTGTCGCCATTATCATGGGCAGTCAGTCCGACTGGGAAACCATGAAGAATGCAGCCGACACCTTGGAAGCCCTTGATATCACGTATGACGCCCGCATTATCTCGGCGCACCGTACGCCCGATCGGCTGGTGCGCTTTGCCAAGGGCGCGCGCGACGAGGGCTTCAAGATCATCATCGCCGGCGCTGGCGGGGCAGCTCACCTCCCCGGCATGGCCGCATCGATGACATTGCTGCCGGTGTTTGGCGTGCCCGTGCAATCGAAAGCCATGTCCGGCCAGGACAGCCTTCTCTCCATCGTCCAGATGCCGGCCGGCATTCCCGTCGGCACGCTGGCCATCGGCAGGGCCGGCGCCATCAATGCTGCGCTGCTCGCCGCCGCAGTGCTCGCGCTCAACGACGAGGATATCGCCAACCGGCTGGATGCATGGCGGGCGGCCCAGAGTGCTGCAGTCGCTGAATACCCGATGGATGACCTATGA
- a CDS encoding SEL1-like repeat protein, with product MSISHRYHPPLLFLALLTGFAVLPPMARAQSAADGVSNSPNVGAFPTEHILPSNEPKPQPFKKGGEAPPVPADPKAAKPSGGIGVLDRMGVGLPSLPPEKPYTGVVDEAYGAFQRGYYLTAFQKALPRAQLGDPAAQTLIAELLSQGLGVRRDSKNAAFWYGKAAEGGNPTAMFKFALAQMEGRDVPRDRKSADQWMKKAADAGEPTAQFNWGQSLTADNAGIKGLELALPYYEKSAAQGVADAQYAVSQLYISLESVPPEKKAQARMWLARAANAGFDTAQLDMGVWLVNGVGGKTELEEGFKWMKVAAYRGNVVAQNKLAHLYVNGLGTPQDAVEAAKWYVISRRAGLKDPELEDFYLGIEDDQQKAAINAANKFRSAR from the coding sequence ATGTCGATCTCGCACCGCTATCATCCACCCTTGCTGTTTCTGGCGCTCCTCACCGGGTTTGCTGTTCTTCCCCCCATGGCAAGAGCGCAGTCTGCTGCGGACGGGGTCTCGAATTCCCCTAATGTCGGAGCTTTTCCGACCGAGCACATTTTACCCTCGAACGAGCCGAAGCCGCAGCCTTTCAAGAAAGGCGGCGAGGCACCACCTGTGCCTGCCGATCCCAAGGCAGCCAAGCCTTCGGGTGGCATAGGCGTCCTCGATCGCATGGGCGTAGGCCTGCCGTCGCTTCCGCCGGAAAAGCCTTATACCGGCGTGGTCGACGAGGCCTATGGTGCCTTCCAGCGCGGCTACTATCTCACGGCATTCCAGAAAGCCCTGCCGCGCGCCCAACTCGGCGACCCGGCGGCACAGACGCTGATCGCCGAATTGCTGTCGCAGGGACTGGGCGTCCGGCGCGACAGCAAGAACGCCGCCTTCTGGTACGGCAAGGCAGCGGAAGGCGGAAATCCTACCGCGATGTTCAAATTTGCCCTGGCGCAGATGGAAGGCCGCGATGTCCCGCGCGACCGCAAGTCTGCCGATCAATGGATGAAAAAAGCAGCCGATGCCGGCGAGCCGACGGCGCAGTTCAACTGGGGACAAAGCCTGACTGCGGACAACGCCGGCATAAAGGGGCTCGAGCTGGCATTGCCCTATTACGAAAAGTCTGCCGCCCAGGGCGTCGCGGATGCACAATACGCTGTTTCGCAACTCTATATTTCGCTCGAAAGCGTGCCGCCGGAGAAGAAAGCACAGGCGCGCATGTGGCTTGCGCGGGCGGCGAATGCCGGCTTCGACACGGCGCAGCTGGACATGGGCGTCTGGCTGGTCAACGGTGTCGGCGGCAAGACAGAGCTCGAAGAAGGCTTCAAGTGGATGAAGGTCGCAGCCTATCGCGGCAATGTGGTGGCGCAGAACAAGCTTGCGCACCTTTATGTCAATGGGCTCGGAACGCCTCAGGATGCTGTCGAGGCTGCCAAATGGTACGTCATTTCGCGCCGTGCCGGACTGAAGGATCCCGAACTCGAGGATTTCTATCTCGGCATCGAGGACGACCAGCAGAAGGCCGCGATCAACGCGGCCAACAAATTCCGCAGCGCGCGCTGA
- a CDS encoding YdcH family protein, which translates to MTVQAHLESLQKKHVALEEKLHFAMNSPSVDDREIADIKRMKLKIKDQIQRIATSVH; encoded by the coding sequence ATGACAGTTCAGGCTCATCTTGAATCGCTCCAGAAAAAGCATGTCGCCCTCGAGGAAAAATTGCACTTTGCAATGAACTCGCCCTCGGTGGATGACCGTGAAATCGCGGACATCAAGCGAATGAAGCTGAAAATCAAAGACCAGATCCAGCGTATTGCCACATCGGTACACTGA
- a CDS encoding LysR substrate-binding domain-containing protein, with protein sequence MSNPVFDLDILRSFVAGIELGTFAKAAERVGRSTSAVSARIKKLEEQAGRPIFRKAGRGLALTEAGETLLAYAHRLLDLNDEALTAVQGMELEGWVRLGLQEDFGEALLPEVLGRFARAHPKVRIEARVVRNVELIERVRSGRLDLALAWSNGERTAHCELVGEVPMCWVGPMDGRIDWTIDSGEPMPLATLEAPCLLRTAATKAMDSVGLGWRVAFVSPSLGGLWAATEAGLGITVRTPLGLPGTLRPLVDGELGLPSLPKLDLVLHRAAAEQSPATQRLAAIILEALRPSLAAFRHRSLETGPN encoded by the coding sequence ATGAGCAACCCCGTCTTCGATCTCGATATTCTGAGAAGCTTCGTCGCGGGCATCGAGCTCGGTACCTTTGCCAAGGCGGCAGAGCGTGTCGGGCGGTCGACGTCTGCCGTCAGTGCGCGGATCAAGAAACTCGAGGAGCAGGCGGGGAGGCCGATCTTTCGCAAGGCTGGCCGCGGGCTGGCGCTGACCGAAGCCGGCGAAACGCTGCTCGCCTATGCGCACCGGCTGCTTGACCTCAACGATGAAGCGCTTACGGCGGTGCAGGGGATGGAACTCGAAGGCTGGGTCCGGCTCGGCTTGCAGGAGGATTTTGGCGAAGCGCTGCTTCCCGAAGTTCTCGGTCGCTTTGCCCGCGCTCATCCGAAAGTGCGCATCGAGGCTCGGGTGGTACGCAACGTCGAGTTGATAGAGCGGGTCCGGTCCGGCCGGCTCGATCTGGCACTGGCGTGGAGCAATGGCGAGCGGACCGCCCATTGCGAGCTTGTCGGCGAGGTGCCGATGTGCTGGGTGGGGCCGATGGACGGCCGGATAGACTGGACGATCGATAGCGGCGAACCGATGCCGCTCGCCACGCTCGAGGCGCCTTGCCTGCTCAGGACCGCTGCGACCAAGGCGATGGATAGTGTTGGCCTCGGCTGGCGGGTCGCTTTCGTCAGCCCCAGTCTCGGTGGCCTGTGGGCAGCGACAGAGGCCGGTCTCGGGATAACGGTGCGCACGCCGCTCGGTTTGCCCGGCACGCTGCGGCCGCTGGTTGACGGAGAGCTTGGGCTGCCGTCATTGCCGAAGCTCGACCTCGTGCTGCACCGTGCTGCCGCGGAGCAAAGTCCCGCCACCCAGCGCCTGGCTGCCATCATACTGGAAGCGTTGCGTCCGTCACTTGCAGCATTCAGGCACCGGTCGCTGGAGACGGGTCCTAACTGA
- a CDS encoding response regulator, whose translation MTANILTVDDSASIRMTTKISLSNAGYTVTEAVDGSDGLAKAKGGAFDLIITDLNMPVMDGLTMIEELRKLPEHMGVPIIFLTTESDADLKARAKAAGATGWLTKPFDPENLIKITRKVLGR comes from the coding sequence ATGACTGCGAACATTTTAACGGTTGACGATTCCGCCAGCATTCGAATGACCACCAAGATCTCTCTTTCCAATGCCGGCTATACCGTAACCGAGGCGGTGGATGGTTCGGACGGACTGGCGAAGGCCAAGGGCGGGGCATTCGATCTCATCATTACCGATCTCAATATGCCTGTCATGGACGGCCTGACGATGATCGAGGAGTTGCGCAAGCTGCCTGAGCACATGGGCGTGCCGATCATCTTCCTGACGACGGAATCGGATGCCGACCTGAAGGCCCGCGCAAAGGCTGCCGGTGCCACCGGTTGGCTGACGAAGCCTTTCGATCCTGAAAACCTGATCAAGATAACCCGCAAGGTGCTCGGCCGATGA
- a CDS encoding chemotaxis protein CheA, whose amino-acid sequence MNTLDPVAVFRIEAAEVFEQIESGLLDLTHRLDDKAQIDAVFRGLHTLKGSGSMFGFDALAAFTHHCETAFDRVRKGEVPATAELVAAVLAAQDHMRALVETPNGDHQAAGDRLLELLRAAVDGKSAEPVAAPAKDALNRWRIRFSLPHNAMINGTNPLGLLDELRDLGECRIVADTAGIPPLDVLVPTELHLSWEVLLTSDQPRSAIDDVFIFVMDDMQLEVETLSETPAPAPVVAVVEQPAAVVSLPFATPAPAAAETVPAKAETPSPAPTDARQAKASESVRVPAERLDELMDRVGELVIAQSRLRQLANSSSDLALRSVSEEIERLSGELRDTMMVLRMVPVATLFSRFRRLTHDLARETGKVIELVTEGETTEVDKTVIERLADPLVHLVRNSIDHGLEPPAERLSAGKFEGGTVTLSARQSGGEVIISIKDDGRGINRQRVRAKAESSGLIQPGQVLSDGDLLQLIFAPGFSTAAQITNLSGRGVGMDVVKKTVEALRGAIDVTSHDGQGSEVSLRIPLTLAIIDGLLVRVGTGRYVIPLSAVEECLELSLEEDLRSRGRSFISLRDSLVPFLRLRELFRTGTKPDVHQKVVVISTGTERVGLVVDQIIGDHQTVIKSMSKLHQDVSTFSGATILGDGNVALILDVVHLVAAGQQQEAQLRAAG is encoded by the coding sequence ATGAACACGCTCGATCCGGTTGCCGTCTTCCGCATTGAAGCTGCCGAGGTTTTCGAACAGATCGAAAGCGGTCTTCTCGACCTCACCCACAGGCTCGACGACAAGGCGCAGATCGACGCGGTGTTCCGCGGACTGCATACGCTGAAAGGCTCCGGGTCAATGTTCGGCTTCGACGCGCTGGCCGCGTTCACCCATCATTGCGAAACCGCATTCGACCGTGTCCGCAAGGGCGAAGTGCCGGCAACTGCCGAACTGGTCGCCGCCGTGCTGGCGGCGCAGGATCATATGCGTGCCCTGGTCGAGACGCCGAACGGCGATCACCAGGCGGCGGGCGATCGCCTTCTGGAACTGCTGCGCGCTGCCGTCGATGGTAAATCGGCAGAGCCGGTCGCGGCTCCTGCAAAAGACGCGCTGAACCGTTGGCGCATCCGCTTCAGCCTGCCGCACAACGCTATGATCAACGGCACCAACCCGCTCGGTCTGCTGGATGAATTGCGCGATCTCGGCGAATGCCGGATCGTTGCCGATACTGCCGGAATTCCGCCGCTCGACGTGCTGGTGCCAACGGAACTGCACCTCTCCTGGGAGGTGCTCTTGACCTCCGACCAGCCGCGCTCCGCCATCGACGACGTGTTCATTTTCGTCATGGACGACATGCAACTCGAGGTCGAGACGCTGAGCGAGACGCCAGCGCCGGCTCCGGTCGTCGCAGTTGTCGAACAGCCTGCCGCGGTAGTGTCGCTGCCTTTCGCCACACCTGCACCGGCCGCTGCCGAGACCGTGCCTGCCAAGGCCGAGACGCCATCGCCGGCGCCGACCGATGCCCGGCAGGCCAAGGCATCCGAAAGCGTCCGTGTTCCGGCCGAACGGCTCGACGAATTGATGGACCGGGTCGGCGAACTCGTGATCGCCCAGTCACGCCTCCGCCAGCTGGCCAATTCCAGCTCCGATCTGGCGCTGCGCTCCGTATCAGAAGAAATCGAACGGTTGTCCGGCGAGTTGCGCGACACGATGATGGTGTTGCGCATGGTACCGGTCGCAACTCTGTTCAGCCGCTTCCGCCGCCTGACGCACGATCTCGCCCGCGAGACCGGCAAGGTCATCGAGCTGGTGACGGAAGGCGAAACCACGGAAGTCGACAAGACGGTCATCGAACGCCTCGCCGATCCGCTGGTGCATCTGGTGCGCAATTCGATCGACCATGGCCTCGAGCCGCCGGCCGAGCGCCTGTCTGCCGGCAAATTCGAGGGTGGTACAGTCACGCTGTCGGCGCGGCAATCGGGTGGCGAGGTCATCATCTCGATCAAGGATGACGGCCGTGGCATCAACCGCCAGCGGGTCCGTGCCAAGGCTGAAAGCTCGGGGCTGATCCAGCCCGGCCAGGTATTGTCCGACGGGGACCTTTTGCAGCTGATTTTCGCACCGGGATTTTCCACTGCGGCCCAGATCACCAATCTCTCCGGCCGTGGCGTCGGGATGGATGTGGTCAAGAAAACCGTGGAAGCATTGCGCGGCGCCATCGACGTTACCAGCCATGACGGGCAGGGCTCGGAAGTGTCCTTGCGCATTCCGCTGACGCTGGCGATCATCGATGGCCTGCTCGTGCGGGTCGGCACCGGTCGCTATGTCATTCCGCTTTCAGCGGTCGAGGAATGCCTCGAACTGTCGCTGGAAGAGGATCTGCGCTCGCGCGGTCGCAGCTTCATCTCGCTGCGAGACAGCCTCGTACCTTTCCTCAGGTTGCGCGAGCTGTTCCGCACCGGCACAAAGCCGGATGTGCACCAGAAGGTGGTGGTCATCTCGACCGGCACGGAGCGGGTGGGGCTCGTCGTCGACCAGATCATCGGCGACCACCAGACGGTGATCAAGTCGATGTCCAAGCTGCATCAGGATGTCTCGACATTCTCCGGTGCCACCATTCTCGGCGACGGCAATGTCGCGCTTATTCTCGACGTCGTCCACCTGGTCGCCGCCGGTCAGCAACAGGAGGCGCAGTTGCGCGCAGCAGGATGA
- a CDS encoding chemotaxis protein: protein MTSGTALAHRPIQMPVADVRDTLESARNQVEKRFLDGGGVLVSVMEVINELLASLDRLTKSLDSDGSSDTATDLLQTVTTLVDLPDLEARRQENFSVLSAAGAVLSTHVTDMQETMRYLRTFAITVKITGAGIAEFGGFAQEILERIQSGTNEVNSFADQLTALERDLKVAMNVGATTTKDYGHTIPKVVDALEKDVKTIASHRKDLAAIAGQVGAIARGVQGKVASTLSALQIGDITRQRIEHVQSAFTFLEEFLETEEGRALDNDARYRLENLIYHLTAAQMRDMVEDFQRESRNVVQTITSFSHDTQEILKLRDDMKGSGEETGGNFMRTLEDSVSTALGIVKQVETARTQTNRISQSTLDTTSNLLKSIANIRAVKTDIHYMALNTNLRCSRMGEEGRSINVITAELRIFAAKLDDSADSLVTGLCDLETAGNGVASTHEANARRLDERLGGAVGNIRAGADVMEKELAILSEHGREVATKISLSLSKLDFQNDLGEILATCADTLSDMAGPQQPDVSDLADSLGPLAARILKVYTMAQERNVHHDIVPAQSGAILHVVETAAAANDEDLFEDALF from the coding sequence ATGACAAGTGGAACAGCTCTGGCGCATCGCCCTATACAGATGCCGGTCGCCGACGTCCGCGACACATTGGAGTCGGCTCGCAACCAGGTCGAGAAGCGCTTCCTGGACGGCGGCGGCGTGCTGGTTTCGGTGATGGAGGTCATCAACGAGCTGCTTGCATCTCTGGATCGTCTGACGAAATCACTGGACAGCGATGGCTCGAGCGACACGGCGACGGATCTGCTGCAGACCGTGACGACGCTGGTCGACCTGCCTGACCTCGAGGCCAGGCGCCAGGAGAATTTTTCGGTTTTGTCGGCGGCGGGCGCCGTGCTGAGCACCCACGTCACGGATATGCAGGAAACCATGCGCTACCTGCGGACCTTTGCCATTACCGTCAAGATTACCGGCGCCGGCATCGCCGAATTCGGCGGCTTCGCGCAGGAGATACTCGAGCGGATCCAGTCCGGCACCAACGAGGTCAACAGTTTCGCCGACCAGTTGACGGCGCTGGAGCGTGACCTGAAGGTGGCGATGAATGTCGGGGCAACAACGACCAAAGACTATGGTCACACCATTCCAAAAGTCGTCGATGCTCTCGAAAAGGACGTAAAAACCATCGCCAGCCACCGCAAGGATCTTGCCGCGATTGCCGGCCAGGTCGGCGCGATCGCCCGCGGGGTTCAGGGCAAGGTCGCCTCCACGCTGTCTGCGCTGCAGATCGGCGATATCACCCGCCAGCGTATCGAACACGTGCAGAGCGCCTTTACCTTCCTTGAGGAGTTCCTCGAAACCGAGGAAGGTCGCGCACTCGACAACGATGCGCGCTACCGCCTCGAAAACCTCATTTACCACCTGACGGCGGCGCAAATGCGCGACATGGTCGAAGACTTCCAGCGCGAATCCCGCAATGTCGTCCAGACGATCACCAGCTTCAGCCACGATACCCAGGAAATCCTGAAACTGCGCGATGACATGAAGGGCAGCGGCGAGGAAACCGGCGGCAATTTCATGCGCACGCTGGAAGACAGCGTCTCCACCGCCCTAGGCATCGTCAAGCAGGTGGAAACGGCGCGCACGCAGACAAACCGGATCAGCCAGTCCACCCTCGACACGACATCCAACCTTTTGAAAAGCATCGCCAATATCCGCGCGGTTAAGACCGATATCCACTATATGGCGCTGAACACAAACCTGCGCTGCAGCCGCATGGGCGAAGAAGGCCGTTCGATCAACGTCATCACCGCCGAACTGCGCATCTTTGCCGCCAAGCTCGACGATTCAGCAGACTCGCTCGTTACCGGTCTTTGCGATCTCGAGACTGCCGGCAATGGCGTCGCCTCTACCCATGAGGCCAACGCCCGCCGCCTCGACGAACGGCTTGGCGGCGCCGTCGGCAATATCCGCGCCGGCGCAGACGTCATGGAGAAGGAACTGGCGATCCTGTCCGAGCACGGGCGCGAAGTGGCCACCAAGATCAGCCTGTCGCTCAGCAAGCTCGATTTCCAGAACGATCTCGGCGAGATCCTCGCCACTTGCGCCGATACGTTGAGCGATATGGCGGGCCCGCAGCAGCCTGACGTCAGCGACCTTGCCGACAGCCTGGGGCCGCTCGCAGCCCGGATCCTGAAGGTCTACACCATGGCGCAGGAACGCAATGTCCACCACGACATCGTCCCGGCCCAGAGCGGCGCCATCCTGCATGTCGTAGAAACAGCGGCCGCCGCGAACGACGAGGACTTGTTCGAAGACGCGCTTTTCTAG